The genomic interval CGCTGATGTGCCACCCGGCCACTACGGTGGCCGGTTCCTCTGACTGCCCGTGGCTGAGCCAGTGCTGCTCATTGGTCTGGTTGCTTTCGCTGCGGGATGCTTTACGCTGGCGGTTACCTTCCAGAACAATAAGAACAGGCTTGCCAATGAGCCAGAGTTTCAGCCCGCTTCGCAAGTTCGTATCGCCTGAAATCATCTTTGGTGCCGGCTGCCGGCATAACGTCGGCAATTACGCGAAAACCTTCGGTGCCCGCAAGGTGCTGGTGGTCAGTGACCCGGGCGTTATCGCCGCCGGCTGGGTGGCGGACGTGGAGGCCAGCTTGCAGGCCCAGGGCATTGATTACTGCCTGTATACCGCCGTGTCGCCCAACCCGCGGGTCGAAGAGGTGATGCTCGGCGCCGAGATCTACCGGCAGAACCACTGTGACGTGATCGTCGCCGTCGGCGGCGGCAGCCCGATGGATTGCGGCAAGGCCATCGGCATCGTGGTTGCCCACGGGCGCAGCATCCTCGAATTCGAAGGCGTGGACATGATTCGCGTGCCCAGCCCGCCGCTGATCCTGATCCCGACCACGGCCGGCACCTCGGCGGATGTGTCGCAGTTCGTGATCATCTCCAACCAGCAGGAGCGCATGAAGTTCTCCATCGTCAGCAAGGCGGTGGTGCCGGACGTCTCACTGATTGACCCGCAAACCACCCTGAGCATGGACCCGTTCCTGTCGGCCTGCACCGGTATCGATGCGCTGGTGCATGCCATCGAAGCCTTTGTTTCCACCGGCCACGGCCCGCTGACCGACCCCCACGCGCTGGAAGCCATGCGCCTGATCAATGGCAACCTGGTAGAGATGATCGCCAACCCGGCCGATATCGGCCTGCGCGAGAAGATCATGCTGGGCAGCATGCAGGCGGGGCTGGCGTTTTCCAACGCGATTCTGGGTGCGGTTCACGCCATGTCCCACAGCCTGGGCGGCTTCCTCGACTTGCCTCATGGCTTGTGCAACGCGGTGCTGGTGGAGCACGTGGTGGCGTTCAACTACAGCTCGGCGCCGGAGCGCTTCAAAGTGATTGCCGAGGTATTCGGCATTGATTGCCGCGGCCTTAACCACCGGCAGATCTGCGGGCGCCTGGTGGAGCACCTGATTGCGCTGAAACACGCCATCGGTTTCCATGAAACCCTGGGGCTGCACGGCGTGCGCACTGCGGACATTCCGTTCCTGTCGCAACATGCGATGGGCGACCCGTGCATCCTGACCAACCCCCGTGCGTCGAGCCAGCGTGATGTCGAGGTGGTTTATGGCGAGGCCCTCTGAAGAACAGCAGCGCGCGCTGGCCGGGCTGTTGGGGCTGGGTGACCATTCGGCACGCAAAAGCCATTACCCGGAGCTGGCGGCCCGCCTTGACGAACTGGAAGCCGAACGCAACCGTTACAAATGGCTGTTCGAAAACGCCGTGCACGGGATTTTCCAGGCCAGCCTGCAAGACGGTATGCGTGCCGCCAACCCGGCGCTGGCGCGTATGCTCGGTTACGACGACCCGCAAGCGGTGCTGTTTTCCCTGACCGACCTGGCCGCCAACCTGTTTGACGGCGGTGCCGAAGAGTTGCAGGCGATTACTGCGGTTCTCGCCCGTGAGCGCAGCCTGCACGGTTACGAAACACGCTTGCGGCGCAAGGACGGCAGCCACCTTGATGTGCTGATGAACCTGCTGCTCAAGCCTGGGCAGGAGGGCCTGGTGGAGGGTTTTGTCGCCGACATCACCGAACGCAAGCTGGCGCAGCAACGCCTGCAACAGCTCAATGACGAGCTGGAGCAACGGGTTGCTGCGCGTACCGATGAATTGCTGGAGGCCCGCGATGCTGCAGAAGCTGCCAACCGCAGCAAGGACAAATACCTCGCTGCCGCCAGCCATGACCTGCTGCAACCGCTGAACGCCGCCCGCCTGCTGATCTCCACGTTGCGCGAGCGGCCATTGCCAGAGGCCGAGCATGTGCTGGTGGAGCGTACCCACCAGGCTCTTGAGGGCGCCGAAGACTTGCTGACCGACCTGCTGGACATTTCCCGGCTCGACCAGGCAGCGGTGAAGCCGGACGTGGCCGTGTACCGCCTCGACGAGTTGTTCGCACCCCTGGTCTCGGAGTTCCGCTCGGTGGCCGATGCGCAAGGCCTCAAGCTGCATGCGCGCATCCCGGACTGCGCCATCAGCACTGACCTGCGGCTGATGACACGTATCCTGCGCAACTTCCTCAGTAACGCCTGCCGCTACACCGACGAAGGCCGGATCTTGCTGGGGGCAAGGCGCCGGGGTGGCCATTTGCGGCTGGAAGTGTGGGATACCGGGCGGGGTATTGCCGAAGACCGGTTACAGGCGATCTTCCTTGAGTTCAACCAACTGGACGTCGGCCGCGCAGCGGATCGCAAGGGCGTGGGGCTGGGGTTGGCCATCGTCGAGCGGATTGCCAAGATTCTCGGCTACCGGATTGAGGTACGTTCGTGGCCGGGGCGTGGCTCGGTGTTCAGCATCGAGGTCCCGCTGGGTAAAGAGGTGCCGCTGGCCGCTCACCAGGCTGTGCCGCTGCCAAGCGTCGGCAACCCGTTACCGGGCCGCCGCCTGTTGGTACTGGACAACGAAGTGAGCATCCTCGAGAGCATGGGCGCGCTGCTTGGGCAGTGGGGCTGCGAAGTGGTGACCGCGACCGACCAGGCCGGTGCCTTGCTGGCCTTGCAGGGGCAGGCCCCGGAACTGATCCTGGCCGACTACCACCTGGACCATGGCGTGGTGGGTTGCGAGGTGGTCAGGTATTTGCGTGAGCATTTTGCCACCGCCATACCTGCGGTGATCATCACCGCCGACCGCAGCGATCAATGCCGGCGGGGCTTGCAGAAACTGGGCGCGCCGCTTTTGAACAAACCGGTCAAGCCTGGGAAATTGCGCGCGGTATTGAGCCAGTTGCTGGGGTAAACCCATGCGGCATGGCACAGGCCTGCTTGGTGCTTTGCGGGAGCGGCCTTTTATTGCGACAGGGCCACGCCTAAAGTTCAGTGCATGCCTCTTTCACCAGCCAGTCGATCAATACCTGCAGGCGTCTGGGCATCGGGTCATGATGCGGGTAGACCAGGTAATAGCCATAGTGGGGGGTGTCGACGAACCCCCCGAACGGCAAGACCAGCTCACCCCGTGCAATGCGATCCTTGACCAGTTGTTCCCGGCCGATGGCGATGCCTACGTGATTCAGGGCGGCGAGCGTGCAGAGGTCGGAGCGATCGAATGTGAGGAACCGGCGCGCAAGGCTGACGCCAGCGCCTGTGGTGTTCGCCCAGAGTTGCCATTCTGCATCGAATGCAGCGTTGTCCCAGGCTGCTACGTCATGCAGGGTGGTGCAGTGATCCAGCGGTTGCAGGTCGCCGTTCAATGCATGGGTTTCTGCGTAACGGGGGGAGCACACCGGGGCGATCCGCTCGTTCATCAAGTGAATGCTCTGCAGGCCGGGATGATGGCCATCCGAATAACACAGGACCAGGTCGATCTTGCGTGTGCGGTAATCGATGCTCTCGTTGCCCACCCTGATATCCAGCTGAATATCAGGGTAGCGGGCGGTGAACTGCGCCAGCCGCGGCACCAGCCAGCACTGTGCTACTGAGGGGCGAACGTAAAACGTCAGCTGGCCGGCGATCTCGGCGTGAGCGCGTTCCTGCACGGCCTCGCTGAGCTCATCCATGGTCCGCTGCATGACCGCGAACAGGCGCTCGCCGTCTTCGCTAAGGCGGACCTTGCGCGGCATGCGGTGGAACAGCTTGAGCGCCAGCTCATCTTCCAGGCGATTGATGCGATGGCTGACGGCACTGGCCGTCAGGCATAGCTCATCGGCGGCGCGTGAGAAGCTCAAGTGCCGTGCGGCCACCAGAAAGACATGCAGGCTGCCCAGGTGCGAGCCATTGAGTTTCACGGCGCCGCCGCCGGGCTTTTTCATTGTTCAATCCTTCCTGCGCAGTTCACTGATTGCGGTTACAGGCTAGCCTGCGTGCTGCGCCCTTTCGCCAGATAAGCGTTGAATTCCTCGTCCGGCACCATGCTGCCACCCGTCCCCCAGACGAGGTGGGTAGCCTGCTGCAGCTGGGCTGGCGTGAAGCCCTGGCGAGCCAGGTACTCGCCTGCTTGCAGCACCCGTAGCATACCGGGTACGCCTGCCAGGGCAGAGGGTTCGAGTTTGACTTTGTCCTGCTCATGGGCAATTACCATCAAGCGGTACAGGGCTTCGTCAGTCACGGTGTAGTAACCATCGATAAGCCGCTGCATGGCCTTGCCGACAAACCCTGATGGGCGTCCGACCGCCAGGCCGTCGGCGGCGGTGATGTTGTCGATGCCGAAGTCCTGCACGCTGGTTTCATCATGCAGGCCGGTGTACACCCCCAGCAGCATGCAAGGGGAGTGGGTGGGTTCGGCAAAGACGCAGTGCACCGCATCGCCGAACACCAGCTTCAGGCCGAATGCGACACCGCCTGGGCCGCCCCCTACGCCGCACGGCAGGTACACGAACAACGGGTGATCTGCGTTCACCTGGATACCCGCCTGCTCGAATTGCCGTGCCAACCGTTCGGCGGCCACGGCATAGCCGAGAAACAGCTGCGGGGAGTTTTCGTCGTCGACAAAGTAACAGCTGGGGTCTGATGCCGCCTGCTGGCGGCCTTGCTCGACCGCCACGCTGTAGTCGCAGGCGTGTTCGACCACCGTGACGCCGTTGGCACGCAGCTTGTCCTTTTTCCATTGCCTGGCGTCAGACGACATGTGCACGCTCACCTGGAAGCCCAGTTTGGCGCTCATGATGCCAATCGATAGCCCCAGGTTGCCGGTCGATCCTACGGCGATCTTGTACTGGCTGAAGAATGCGCGGGCCTGGTCGCTTGCCAGTTTCGTGTAGTCATCCGCTGGCGTGATCAGGCCGGCAGCCAGGGCCAGGTCCTCGGCGTGCTTGAGCACTTCATGGATGCCGCCCCGGGCTTTGATCGAACCGGAGATCGGCAAGTCGCTGTCCGCCTTGAGCCACAGGCTGCCTGCGTTCTGCAGCGATCCTTCCTCGACAAGCAGCTGGCGCAGCTGTGGCAGCGGGGTAATGTGCGACTCGATGACCCCGCCGGCTGCTGCCGTCTCGGGGAACACGGTGGCCAGGTAAGGCGCGAACCGTTGCAGCCGCGCGCTGGTGGCTTGCACGTCGGCCGCTGTAAGGCCCACATCGTGCAGGGCTTCTGCTGCCTTGGCGATGCCAGGGTTGAACCAGCTGGTTTGTTTCAGGGCAACCAGCTCGGCGATGATCGGGTGGCTTTGTTGCCAGGCTTCCAGGGTTTTTCCGTGAATCATGATTTCACCTGTAGTGCGGTATGTGCAGAGTAGATCAGACAATCTTTGAAAGGAGCAGGGTCAGGCACAAGGCGACTACCGAGGCCAGCACTGTCGCGGCAGTGAATTTTTTCAATGCATCACTCAGGGAAAGGCCCAGGTATTCCTTCACCACCCAGAACGCCGAGTCGGTGATGTGGGTCCAGCCTATGGCGCCGGCACCGATGGCGATCACCAGCATTTCCCGGTTGTATTCCGGGTGCTGGCCAAGGATCGGCATGACCATGCCAGCCGCGCTGATCATCGCGACGGTGGCCGAGCCAACGGCAAAGTGCATGATCCCGGCGATCAACCAGGCGAGGATGATCGGGTTGAGCTGCGTCTGGTTGAGCACATCGGCCAGTGCCTTGCCGATGCCGCTGCCCACGAGCATGTCATTGAAGGCACCGCCTGCACCGATGATCAGCAGAATGCCGGCCAGGGGAGGGAAACAGCGCTGGGTCAGGCTCAGCAGGTCTGCCATATCAAGGCCGCGACGCAAGCCCAGGGCCCAGTAGGCAAACACCACTGACAACGTCAGGGCAATCAGTGGGCTGCCCAAAAAGGCCACCCACTCGTACAGTGCAGCGCCCTTGTCCAGGACCGTGACGGCCAATGTTTTGCCCACCATCAACACCAGCGGCAGCAGTACGGTGGTGAGTGTGATGCCGAACGCGGGCATTGCCTGTTCTTCTGCTGGGGTCACCGTGCGTGCAGACAAAAAGGCCTGCTGGGAGTCGCTGGCTTCGCGTCTACAGGTAAAGCGAACCCACACCGGGCCCGCGATGATAGCGGTTGGAAGGCCAACGATCAGGCCGTACAGGATGACAGTACCGATATCCGCATTGAGCATGCCGGTGATGGCCGTGGCGGCCGGGTGTGGCGGGAGAATGCAGTGCACCACCATCAGCGAGGTGGCCAGCGGCACGCCGAGGTACAGCATGCTGATGCGGGTTTGCCGTGCGACCACGTAGATCAACGGAATCAGCAGGACAAAGCCGACCTCGAAGAACACCGGGATGCCGGCGATGAAGCCGACGAGCATCATTGCCCATGAAGCATTGCGTTCACCCAGCCTGTTCAATAGCGTGGTGGCGATGCGCCTGGCGCCTCCGGATTCCTCCAGCAATTTGCCGAGGATACTGCCCAGGCCGATGATGCCGGCAAGAAAACCCAGCGTGCTGCCCATGCCTTTCTCGAAGGCGGCCACGATTGCCGTGGGTGCCATGCCGGTGCCGACACCCACTACCAGGCTGGCGGCCATCAAGGCCAGAAAGGGGTGTACTTTAAGCTTGCTGATCATGACCACGATCAGGAGTATCGCAGTGCCCAGGACGAGTAATGAGAACGTTGGAGTCATCGTGTGGTTATCTCTATCGCTGATCGCTTCCGTGCGAGCTTCTTGTTGGTTTGCACCCATTAGATTTCAGCGATTTGATCGACTCAAACGATCACTCCTCACCCCATAGGTGAGCCCATGTCATGCATGGCGCAGGCACTCAATGCCGTGCCGACAAGCCACAATTCAACGCTGCCACCGCAACCGCCAGTGCCGCCCCGGCATAGGCCCAGATCGCCGGTACCTGGGGCAGCAATACCCCCGCAAGCATCGGCCCGAGCCCGGCGCCGATGTCGCGCCATATGGCATTGCCGGCCAAGGCCTGGATGCGTTGTTGCGGGTTGCGCAGGGCGACCAGTGTCATCACCAGCGGCAGTTGCAGGGCACGCAGCACCAGTACGAAGAAGGCGCCGATGAACAGCCAGTGGCTGCCAAACAGCAGCAGCGCCATCGACGTGGCCAGTGACAGCACTACCAGCATGCGCAGCGGCCCGAAGCGGTCGGCCAGGCGCCCACCGAAGGGGCTGAAGAGCATTTCGCTCAGGTAGCGCACCGCCATCAGCACACCCGCTGCCAGCACGCCGGACTCACCCAGGTGGGTTTGTGCGTACAGCGAAAGGCCAAAAATGAACAGGCCGTCCAGGGTCACCCCTTCGATGAAGGACCAGGTGGCAATGCTGTCTGGCAGGCGCAGGCGTCGGCCACCCCGGCTGGCAACCGGGTGGCCGGTGCTGGGCAGGGCACGCGCACGCCACAGCCCGAACAGGGCACTGATGCAGAGCACAAAGAACACACTGCGCGGGCCATAGGCCTGAGCCATCAGCGCGCCTAGCGGCAAGGCCAGCATTGGCCCGATGGAAATGCTCGCCCGTGAACGCCCGGCGCGCCGCGCCGCGCCTTGTGCTTCAGCGGTGGCGAGGGTCTGGGTGCTGAGGTTGAAGGTGGCAAAGCACAGGCCCCAGACCAGGCGCAGCACCAGCAGGGCGGCGAAACCGGTCAGCACCGCATTGCCCAATGCACATACGGCGGCGGCGAAGGCGGCAAGGCTGCACGCCGCGCGGTCACCATGGCGAGCGTAGAAGCGCACAACCCAGCCGTAGCCGATGATGCGCACCAGGCGGTTGGCCGCCAGCAGAATGCCAGCCTCGGCCAGGGTCACGCCGAAATCGGCTGCGTACATCGGCAGCAGCAGGTAGAGCAGAACGTCACTGGGCAGGCACAGGCTGAGCACCTGGGCGGCATTGCGGGAGTCTTGGTCGGCGCGGTGGGTTTGCACCGGTGTGGCAGCGGACGACATGACAGCCTCGTGACAGGGGTGAGGGGGGCAGGATAACCCACAGCGTCTCGAATATTGCACATTGGCTTCACTGACGTGTTGCCTGTAATGGCCTCTTCGCGGGCTTGCCCGCTCCCACAGGTACTGTGCAAATATTCAAGATTGTGATGATCCTGTGGGGGCGGGCGAGCCCGCGATGAGGCCGGTACAGGCACCAGAGGATCTGAACAGTTTGCTCATTCAGCCATAAGGCGGCGCTGGCAGTTCGGCCAGCAGGTTTTTCAGACCGTCACTCCACTGCCTGCGAATCTGCTGGTAATAGGCATCGTCGCTGGTAATGCGCTTGGGCGTCATGCTTTCCAGGCTGTTAGTGCGGTACACCAGCAAGTCCAGCGGCATGCCCACCGACAGGTTGCTGCGGATGGTGGAGTCGAACGAAATCAGGCCGCAGCGCAGCGCTTCATCAAGCGGCGTGCGGTAATCCAGGTTACGGTCCAGTATTGGCCTGCCGTACTTGCTTTCACCCAGCTGCAGGAACGGCGTATCCGGCGTGGCCTGGAAGAAGTTGGCTTGCGCGTAGACGTTGTAGATGGCCATGGGCCCACCGGCTATCTGGCCGCCGACAATGAATGAGCTGCTCAGGTCGATGTCGGCCGTCAGCTTGCTGCGGTCTCGGCTGACCACTTCGCGCAGGGTGTCGGCAACCAGCACCGTTGCATCGTACAGCGTGGCAACGTTCTGCA from Pseudomonas fortuita carries:
- a CDS encoding D-serine ammonia-lyase; the encoded protein is MIHGKTLEAWQQSHPIIAELVALKQTSWFNPGIAKAAEALHDVGLTAADVQATSARLQRFAPYLATVFPETAAAGGVIESHITPLPQLRQLLVEEGSLQNAGSLWLKADSDLPISGSIKARGGIHEVLKHAEDLALAAGLITPADDYTKLASDQARAFFSQYKIAVGSTGNLGLSIGIMSAKLGFQVSVHMSSDARQWKKDKLRANGVTVVEHACDYSVAVEQGRQQAASDPSCYFVDDENSPQLFLGYAVAAERLARQFEQAGIQVNADHPLFVYLPCGVGGGPGGVAFGLKLVFGDAVHCVFAEPTHSPCMLLGVYTGLHDETSVQDFGIDNITAADGLAVGRPSGFVGKAMQRLIDGYYTVTDEALYRLMVIAHEQDKVKLEPSALAGVPGMLRVLQAGEYLARQGFTPAQLQQATHLVWGTGGSMVPDEEFNAYLAKGRSTQASL
- a CDS encoding MFS transporter; this translates as MSSAATPVQTHRADQDSRNAAQVLSLCLPSDVLLYLLLPMYAADFGVTLAEAGILLAANRLVRIIGYGWVVRFYARHGDRAACSLAAFAAAVCALGNAVLTGFAALLVLRLVWGLCFATFNLSTQTLATAEAQGAARRAGRSRASISIGPMLALPLGALMAQAYGPRSVFFVLCISALFGLWRARALPSTGHPVASRGGRRLRLPDSIATWSFIEGVTLDGLFIFGLSLYAQTHLGESGVLAAGVLMAVRYLSEMLFSPFGGRLADRFGPLRMLVVLSLATSMALLLFGSHWLFIGAFFVLVLRALQLPLVMTLVALRNPQQRIQALAGNAIWRDIGAGLGPMLAGVLLPQVPAIWAYAGAALAVAVAALNCGLSARH
- the ercA gene encoding alcohol dehydrogenase-like regulatory protein ErcA, giving the protein MSQSFSPLRKFVSPEIIFGAGCRHNVGNYAKTFGARKVLVVSDPGVIAAGWVADVEASLQAQGIDYCLYTAVSPNPRVEEVMLGAEIYRQNHCDVIVAVGGGSPMDCGKAIGIVVAHGRSILEFEGVDMIRVPSPPLILIPTTAGTSADVSQFVIISNQQERMKFSIVSKAVVPDVSLIDPQTTLSMDPFLSACTGIDALVHAIEAFVSTGHGPLTDPHALEAMRLINGNLVEMIANPADIGLREKIMLGSMQAGLAFSNAILGAVHAMSHSLGGFLDLPHGLCNAVLVEHVVAFNYSSAPERFKVIAEVFGIDCRGLNHRQICGRLVEHLIALKHAIGFHETLGLHGVRTADIPFLSQHAMGDPCILTNPRASSQRDVEVVYGEAL
- a CDS encoding PAS domain-containing hybrid sensor histidine kinase/response regulator, whose product is MARPSEEQQRALAGLLGLGDHSARKSHYPELAARLDELEAERNRYKWLFENAVHGIFQASLQDGMRAANPALARMLGYDDPQAVLFSLTDLAANLFDGGAEELQAITAVLARERSLHGYETRLRRKDGSHLDVLMNLLLKPGQEGLVEGFVADITERKLAQQRLQQLNDELEQRVAARTDELLEARDAAEAANRSKDKYLAAASHDLLQPLNAARLLISTLRERPLPEAEHVLVERTHQALEGAEDLLTDLLDISRLDQAAVKPDVAVYRLDELFAPLVSEFRSVADAQGLKLHARIPDCAISTDLRLMTRILRNFLSNACRYTDEGRILLGARRRGGHLRLEVWDTGRGIAEDRLQAIFLEFNQLDVGRAADRKGVGLGLAIVERIAKILGYRIEVRSWPGRGSVFSIEVPLGKEVPLAAHQAVPLPSVGNPLPGRRLLVLDNEVSILESMGALLGQWGCEVVTATDQAGALLALQGQAPELILADYHLDHGVVGCEVVRYLREHFATAIPAVIITADRSDQCRRGLQKLGAPLLNKPVKPGKLRAVLSQLLG
- a CDS encoding GntT/GntP/DsdX family permease; amino-acid sequence: MTPTFSLLVLGTAILLIVVMISKLKVHPFLALMAASLVVGVGTGMAPTAIVAAFEKGMGSTLGFLAGIIGLGSILGKLLEESGGARRIATTLLNRLGERNASWAMMLVGFIAGIPVFFEVGFVLLIPLIYVVARQTRISMLYLGVPLATSLMVVHCILPPHPAATAITGMLNADIGTVILYGLIVGLPTAIIAGPVWVRFTCRREASDSQQAFLSARTVTPAEEQAMPAFGITLTTVLLPLVLMVGKTLAVTVLDKGAALYEWVAFLGSPLIALTLSVVFAYWALGLRRGLDMADLLSLTQRCFPPLAGILLIIGAGGAFNDMLVGSGIGKALADVLNQTQLNPIILAWLIAGIMHFAVGSATVAMISAAGMVMPILGQHPEYNREMLVIAIGAGAIGWTHITDSAFWVVKEYLGLSLSDALKKFTAATVLASVVALCLTLLLSKIV
- a CDS encoding peptidase: MTYCVAMHLEDGLVFISDSRTNAGIDQISTFAKLFIFSVPGERLIVLQTAGNLATSQSVVNLLRQRTQGSGPHLQNVATLYDATVLVADTLREVVSRDRSKLTADIDLSSSFIVGGQIAGGPMAIYNVYAQANFFQATPDTPFLQLGESKYGRPILDRNLDYRTPLDEALRCGLISFDSTIRSNLSVGMPLDLLVYRTNSLESMTPKRITSDDAYYQQIRRQWSDGLKNLLAELPAPPYG
- the dsdC gene encoding DNA-binding transcriptional regulator DsdC, which gives rise to MKKPGGGAVKLNGSHLGSLHVFLVAARHLSFSRAADELCLTASAVSHRINRLEDELALKLFHRMPRKVRLSEDGERLFAVMQRTMDELSEAVQERAHAEIAGQLTFYVRPSVAQCWLVPRLAQFTARYPDIQLDIRVGNESIDYRTRKIDLVLCYSDGHHPGLQSIHLMNERIAPVCSPRYAETHALNGDLQPLDHCTTLHDVAAWDNAAFDAEWQLWANTTGAGVSLARRFLTFDRSDLCTLAALNHVGIAIGREQLVKDRIARGELVLPFGGFVDTPHYGYYLVYPHHDPMPRRLQVLIDWLVKEACTEL